The Paenibacillus tianjinensis genome has a window encoding:
- a CDS encoding IS1182 family transposase, whose translation MYIQYTMDQLCLPMDLEEDIPENHLVRVVNAAVNRLDDTIFDAAYPGGGRDSYHPKMLTKVIIYAYTQRIYSSRQIAKAVRENIPFMWLAGRQRPDFRTLNRFRSQRMKDVLEMVFTAVLQFLADEKYISFEHYFVDGTKIEANANRYTFVWGKAVSKHKAKLQEKVHALFADIEAVEKQEEQEHRGQDLSELGESAEIDSEKLEQMTQSLESQLLKKPKNKPLKKAVRRLRKDLFPRLLKYEQYQNLLGDRNSFSKTDPDATFMRMKEDHMRNGQLKPGYNVQIGTENQFILAYSLHQRPTDTRCLQPHLEKVRQILGRLPRAVIADAGYGSEENYAYLENEHVKAVVKYGSYHKEKSKAWKENIGKIENWTYDEAVDTWTCPAGQTLHFRKESKETLESGYEIRKRHYRSQSCVGCPLKERCTKAEGNREVVVSLERLRYQKQARAILQSEEGFTLAVRRMTEPESVFGQLKNNRGFRRFLLRGMEKVTLEVGWLSLAHNLLKQAANDQKRRAAILQ comes from the coding sequence TTGTACATTCAATATACCATGGACCAACTTTGCTTGCCAATGGATCTGGAAGAAGATATTCCCGAAAACCACCTCGTTCGTGTCGTTAACGCAGCCGTCAATCGGCTAGACGACACCATCTTTGACGCTGCCTATCCCGGTGGCGGCCGTGACAGCTACCACCCTAAAATGCTCACCAAAGTCATTATCTATGCGTATACGCAGCGCATTTATTCCTCCCGGCAAATCGCCAAAGCGGTCCGAGAAAACATTCCCTTCATGTGGCTAGCGGGACGACAACGCCCGGATTTCCGCACGCTCAACCGCTTTCGTTCTCAGCGGATGAAGGACGTCCTAGAAATGGTATTTACCGCCGTGCTTCAGTTTCTGGCGGACGAGAAATACATCTCCTTCGAGCATTATTTTGTAGATGGCACAAAAATAGAGGCAAATGCGAATCGCTATACCTTCGTGTGGGGTAAAGCCGTTAGTAAGCATAAAGCCAAGCTGCAAGAAAAGGTACATGCATTGTTTGCCGACATTGAGGCTGTAGAGAAACAAGAAGAACAGGAACACCGCGGCCAGGATCTGAGCGAACTTGGCGAGTCCGCCGAGATCGACAGTGAGAAACTTGAACAAATGACCCAGTCGTTAGAGTCGCAACTGCTGAAGAAGCCCAAGAACAAGCCATTGAAAAAAGCGGTTCGGAGGCTCCGTAAGGATCTGTTTCCGAGACTGCTGAAATATGAGCAATACCAAAACCTGCTCGGGGACCGAAACAGCTTTAGTAAGACGGACCCGGATGCCACCTTCATGCGGATGAAGGAAGATCACATGCGAAACGGTCAACTCAAACCCGGCTACAATGTACAGATCGGCACCGAAAACCAGTTTATTTTGGCGTACAGTCTACACCAAAGACCGACGGATACGCGTTGTTTACAGCCGCACTTAGAAAAGGTGCGGCAGATCCTAGGGAGACTTCCGAGGGCGGTGATCGCGGATGCCGGCTACGGCAGTGAAGAAAATTATGCCTATTTGGAAAACGAACACGTGAAGGCCGTGGTCAAATACGGCAGCTACCACAAAGAAAAGAGCAAAGCGTGGAAAGAGAATATCGGAAAGATTGAGAACTGGACGTACGACGAAGCCGTAGATACATGGACATGCCCCGCCGGACAAACGCTGCATTTTCGCAAAGAAAGCAAGGAAACGTTAGAGAGTGGATATGAAATCCGAAAACGTCATTACCGTAGCCAGAGCTGCGTGGGCTGTCCACTGAAGGAAAGATGTACGAAAGCCGAAGGAAATCGGGAAGTGGTTGTCAGTCTGGAACGACTGCGGTACCAGAAACAAGCTCGGGCAATTTTGCAAAGCGAGGAAGGCTTCACTTTGGCCGTACGTCGAATGACAGAACCAGAAAGTGTATTTGGACAACTAAAGAACAACCGGGGTTTCCGGCGGTTTCTGCTTCGCGGCATGGAAAAAGTGACGCTTGAAGTCGGATGGCTTTCCCTTGCCCACAATCTACTGAAGCAAGCTGCAAACGACCAAAAACGCAGAGCAGCGATCCTCCAATAA